A genomic segment from Pseudoduganella chitinolytica encodes:
- the nhaR gene encoding transcriptional activator NhaR, translating to MASLNYKHLRYFWMVAKTGSIARAATQLHLTPQSISGQLTEFADSLGVELFRRVGRRLELTETGWRILRHAEDIFSAGDALLETVRDQSATSATAFRVGVSDSVSKTVACRLVAPALTLADPIRLVCREGRLAALLADLAVHKLDLIIADRPMPSHLSVRGFNHLLGESDLAVFGAPALAARLDGAFPACLNGVPLLLPGEDFAVHARLMRWLHEYVPRLHVLGEFDDSAMIKAFGQSGAGLFFAPGAIAQHICAQYGVVMLGAIPSLREQVYAITSERRLKHPATQAISQAARETLAG from the coding sequence ATGGCATCGCTCAACTACAAGCACCTGCGCTATTTCTGGATGGTGGCGAAGACCGGCAGCATTGCGCGCGCGGCCACCCAGCTGCACCTCACGCCGCAATCGATTTCCGGCCAGTTGACGGAGTTTGCCGACAGCCTGGGCGTCGAGCTGTTCCGCCGCGTGGGCAGGCGGCTGGAACTGACGGAGACGGGCTGGCGCATCCTGCGCCATGCGGAAGACATCTTCAGCGCCGGCGACGCGCTGCTGGAAACCGTGCGCGACCAGTCGGCCACCAGCGCGACGGCGTTTCGCGTCGGCGTGTCCGACTCGGTGTCGAAGACGGTCGCATGCCGCCTGGTCGCGCCCGCGCTCACGCTGGCCGATCCGATCCGCCTGGTGTGCCGCGAAGGGCGGCTGGCGGCGCTGCTGGCCGACCTGGCGGTGCACAAGCTGGACCTGATCATTGCCGACCGTCCCATGCCCAGCCACTTGAGCGTGCGCGGCTTCAACCACCTGCTGGGGGAGAGCGACCTGGCGGTCTTCGGGGCGCCCGCGCTGGCGGCCCGGCTGGACGGCGCGTTCCCGGCCTGCCTGAACGGCGTGCCGCTGCTGCTGCCGGGCGAGGACTTCGCCGTGCATGCGCGCCTGATGCGCTGGCTGCACGAGTACGTCCCGCGCCTGCATGTGCTGGGCGAATTCGACGACAGCGCCATGATCAAGGCTTTCGGCCAGTCGGGCGCGGGCCTGTTCTTCGCGCCCGGTGCCATCGCCCAGCACATCTGCGCGCAATATGGCGTCGTCATGCTGGGCGCGATTCCCAGCCTGCGCGAGCAGGTCTATGCGATCACCTCGGAACGGCGGCTGAAGCATCCGGCCACGCAGGCCATCAGCCAGGCGGCGCGCGAGACACTGGCGGGGTAG
- a CDS encoding HPF/RaiA family ribosome-associated protein: MAMQIEIQSNGLELTDSLRAYVKRRLQFALGWALARRLVVWLSDINGPRGGRDKRCKIQVSLPNGRKSVLIEDTEENLYVAIDKAAERADHAVSRQLARRRRFTHEKLTPADSGATET, translated from the coding sequence ATGGCGATGCAGATCGAGATCCAATCGAACGGCCTGGAACTGACGGACAGCCTGCGGGCCTACGTCAAGCGACGCCTGCAATTTGCGCTGGGCTGGGCGCTGGCACGCCGGCTGGTCGTCTGGCTGTCCGACATCAACGGTCCCCGCGGTGGGCGCGACAAGCGCTGCAAGATCCAGGTCAGCCTGCCCAACGGCCGCAAGAGCGTGCTGATCGAGGATACGGAGGAAAACCTGTATGTGGCCATCGACAAGGCTGCCGAACGGGCCGATCATGCGGTATCGCGCCAGTTGGCGCGCCGGCGCCGCTTCACGCACGAGAAGCTGACGCCGGCCGACAGCGGCGCCACCGAAACCTGA
- a CDS encoding DUF2945 domain-containing protein, with protein MTQTFKAGDKVEWHSSQGAVQGTVKKKLTSPTHIKGHEVAASPDNPEYLVVSDKTGAEAAHKPDALKKI; from the coding sequence ATGACGCAGACATTCAAGGCCGGCGACAAAGTGGAGTGGCACTCGTCGCAAGGCGCCGTGCAGGGCACGGTGAAGAAAAAACTGACCTCGCCCACCCACATCAAGGGTCACGAGGTGGCGGCATCACCCGACAATCCGGAATACCTCGTCGTCAGCGACAAGACGGGCGCCGAGGCCGCGCACAAGCCCGATGCCCTGAAGAAAATATAA
- the uvsE gene encoding UV DNA damage repair endonuclease UvsE codes for MPPHLGLVCVTVSNEIKYRTITRKRLLEQSPDTQQKLLDDIYRSNIQAFDTAMRYCERENIALYRIPSSIFPFADDDLGRDLLASFADTLARSGARARERNIRLVMHPDQFVVLSSDSENVVANSVKILQMHADIMELLGQPRTPWALLEIHGGKANRTDKLVENIGRLPDAIRCRLGLENDEYAYSAAEIHEACLQSGVPMVFDAHHHIVHEKLDSYDDPSVTEWFEKARATWAVPEHQLVHISNGRESFNDRQHADLIETMPASYARAPWIEIEAKSKEDAIARLRGWQAAAPG; via the coding sequence ATGCCACCTCACCTCGGACTCGTCTGCGTCACGGTCTCGAACGAGATCAAGTACCGCACCATCACGCGCAAGCGGCTGCTGGAGCAGTCGCCGGACACGCAGCAGAAGCTGCTCGACGATATTTACCGCAGCAATATCCAGGCGTTCGATACGGCCATGCGCTACTGCGAGCGCGAAAACATCGCGCTGTACCGCATCCCGTCGTCGATCTTCCCGTTTGCGGACGACGACCTGGGCCGCGATCTGCTGGCCAGCTTCGCCGACACCCTGGCCCGCTCGGGTGCGCGGGCGCGCGAGCGCAATATCCGACTCGTCATGCATCCCGACCAGTTCGTGGTGCTCAGTTCCGACAGCGAAAACGTGGTGGCCAACAGCGTCAAGATCCTGCAGATGCATGCGGACATCATGGAGCTGCTGGGGCAGCCGCGCACGCCGTGGGCGCTGCTGGAGATCCACGGCGGCAAGGCCAACCGTACCGACAAGCTGGTCGAGAACATCGGCCGGCTGCCCGATGCCATCCGCTGTCGCCTGGGCCTGGAAAACGACGAGTACGCGTACAGCGCCGCCGAGATCCACGAGGCCTGCCTGCAGAGCGGCGTGCCGATGGTGTTCGACGCGCACCACCACATCGTGCATGAAAAACTGGACAGCTACGACGATCCCAGCGTGACGGAATGGTTTGAAAAGGCGCGCGCCACGTGGGCCGTGCCGGAACACCAGCTGGTGCACATCTCGAACGGGCGCGAATCGTTCAACGACCGCCAGCATGCGGACCTGATCGAGACGATGCCCGCGTCCTATGCGCGTGCGCCGTGGATCGAGATCGAAGCCAAGTCGAAGGAAGACGCCATTGCCCGCTTGCGGGGTTGGCAGGCGGCGGCACCCGGCTGA
- a CDS encoding IS1/IS1595 family N-terminal zinc-binding domain-containing protein, whose product MRHCPHCEGDRLYRHGVYRGLQRYRCRQCGASFTTTGAQRLSLRAQPGAAACQPRKRAMASSFDLASISIHGARA is encoded by the coding sequence CTGCGTCACTGTCCCCATTGCGAGGGCGACCGGCTCTATCGCCACGGCGTCTACCGGGGCTTGCAGCGCTACCGGTGCCGCCAGTGCGGCGCCAGCTTCACTACGACCGGGGCACAGCGCCTTTCATTGAGGGCTCAGCCGGGTGCCGCCGCCTGCCAACCCCGCAAGCGGGCAATGGCGTCTTCCTTCGACTTGGCTTCGATCTCGATCCACGGCGCACGCGCATAG
- a CDS encoding MerR family transcriptional regulator — MSDITAMQTTDRPPLAYRSGVAARLAGLSVETLRVWERRYSLSDTKRSEHGQRLYTAEQVRRLALLKQLVDQGHPIGTLTSLPMERLEDLTGVRAAVPAASSPVRVAVIGESLGRRIAASGHLPGLDVLRHCARLEDAASLAGVAADVLLVELSELEVAAVPQIAAARRQADVGAVVVLYRFCASATIRELRAQGCLVARVPAEMGELALLCRAALAGQAVALPERPALVQPTRFDERALATITAAGNRITCECPRHLADLLLMVGSFERYSARCAADSTSDAPLHRELELAAARARTLLESAMERLALAEGLPLPAPA, encoded by the coding sequence ATGAGCGATATCACTGCAATGCAAACGACCGACAGGCCGCCATTGGCCTATCGCAGCGGCGTGGCGGCACGCCTCGCCGGACTCAGCGTCGAGACGTTGCGGGTATGGGAACGGCGCTACAGCCTGTCCGATACCAAGCGTTCCGAGCACGGCCAGCGCCTCTACACGGCCGAGCAGGTGCGCCGGCTGGCGCTGCTGAAACAGCTGGTCGACCAGGGCCACCCGATCGGCACGCTGACAAGCCTGCCGATGGAGCGGCTGGAAGACCTGACGGGCGTGCGGGCCGCCGTGCCGGCGGCATCGTCGCCCGTGCGCGTGGCCGTCATTGGCGAAAGCCTGGGCCGGCGCATTGCCGCCTCGGGCCACTTGCCGGGCCTGGACGTGCTGCGTCATTGCGCCCGGCTGGAGGATGCCGCGTCGCTGGCGGGCGTGGCGGCGGACGTGCTGCTGGTCGAGTTGTCCGAGCTGGAAGTGGCAGCGGTACCGCAGATCGCGGCAGCGCGGCGCCAGGCGGATGTCGGCGCGGTCGTCGTGCTGTACCGCTTCTGCGCCAGCGCGACCATCCGCGAGCTGCGCGCGCAGGGCTGCCTGGTCGCGCGCGTCCCCGCCGAGATGGGCGAGCTGGCGTTGCTGTGCCGGGCGGCGCTGGCCGGGCAGGCGGTCGCGCTGCCGGAGCGTCCGGCGTTGGTACAGCCGACCCGCTTCGACGAGCGCGCGCTGGCCACCATCACCGCGGCCGGCAATCGCATCACGTGCGAATGCCCGCGTCACCTGGCCGACCTGCTGTTGATGGTGGGATCGTTCGAGCGCTACAGCGCCCGCTGCGCGGCCGACAGTACGTCGGATGCGCCGTTGCACCGCGAACTGGAACTGGCCGCCGCCCGCGCCCGCACGCTGCTGGAAAGCGCGATGGAGCGGCTGGCGCTGGCGGAAGGCCTGCCGCTGCCGGCACCGGCCTGA
- a CDS encoding DUF4424 family protein — MKIPVHLRVAAVAAALLPAVAGANDGIAAVSAGGIVFGRTDAVAMKKEVLNVSHDLVSVDYEFVNESGAEVEETIAFPLPLYGATETPYPNYYGQPANFGVTVDGQPVPFTPVLRALYHGADVTAELRAAGLSSERIALNETLTGRPPLPFTPAQRRLLRERGLLADGLDDPDEPQWQVQISYVWRQRFPAGRVVRVHHQYRPFVSGGPAAWVIDQGFTQRYCADAAFMKGWRRAANGADHLAAEHVEYILKTGNTWKRGIDDFTLNIVKRRPEELVSLCFPGTFRKVDNLTYQVRLKNFRPADDLRVYFGNVDGGNGDPGVRPILPR; from the coding sequence ATGAAAATCCCAGTTCACCTGCGGGTCGCCGCCGTAGCGGCCGCGCTGCTGCCTGCCGTCGCCGGTGCCAATGACGGCATTGCCGCCGTCAGCGCCGGCGGCATCGTGTTCGGCAGGACCGATGCGGTCGCGATGAAGAAGGAAGTGCTCAACGTCAGCCATGACCTGGTCAGTGTCGACTATGAGTTCGTCAACGAGAGCGGGGCGGAGGTCGAGGAGACCATCGCGTTTCCGCTGCCGTTGTACGGGGCGACCGAGACGCCCTACCCCAACTACTACGGCCAGCCGGCGAACTTTGGCGTCACGGTGGACGGCCAGCCGGTGCCGTTCACGCCCGTGCTGCGGGCGCTGTACCACGGTGCCGACGTGACCGCCGAGCTGCGCGCGGCCGGACTGTCGAGCGAGCGCATTGCGCTGAACGAGACGTTGACGGGCCGTCCACCCCTGCCATTCACGCCGGCCCAACGCCGACTCCTGCGCGAGCGCGGGCTGCTGGCCGATGGGCTGGACGACCCGGACGAGCCCCAGTGGCAGGTGCAGATCAGCTACGTGTGGCGCCAGCGCTTTCCGGCCGGGCGGGTGGTGCGCGTGCACCACCAGTATCGCCCCTTCGTTTCCGGCGGCCCGGCGGCGTGGGTGATCGACCAGGGATTCACGCAGCGCTACTGCGCCGACGCGGCCTTCATGAAGGGCTGGCGCCGCGCCGCCAACGGCGCCGACCACCTGGCGGCCGAGCACGTCGAGTACATTCTCAAGACAGGCAATACCTGGAAGCGCGGCATCGACGATTTCACCCTCAATATCGTCAAGCGCCGGCCGGAGGAACTGGTCAGCCTGTGCTTCCCCGGCACCTTCCGCAAGGTCGACAACCTGACGTACCAGGTGCGGCTGAAGAACTTCCGTCCGGCCGACGATTTGCGCGTCTACTTCGGCAATGTCGACGGCGGCAATGGCGATCCCGGCGTACGGCCCATACTGCCCAGATAG
- a CDS encoding TerC family protein produces MDTIENIATAPMWAGFVGFVLVMLALDLWVFGGNKAHKVSVREAGAWSLGWFTLALLFNAGLWWYLKGTVGPEVAEQKALEFLSGYLIEKALSVDNVFIFLLIFSAFQVRPEYQRRVLIYGVLGAIVMRAVMILAGAWVVSEFSWVLYLFGAFLLVTGVRMMWAADHEPDVRNNPVLRLARRVLPVAPGDHGEKFFVRHNGVRHVTTLFLVLLLIEATDLVFAVDSIPAIFAITSDPFIVFTSNLFAILGLRALYFLLADIADRFHLLKYGLALVLCFIGAKMLLLPWVHLPVHVSLAVVATLIAGSVLASLYVTRNQTVQRPKE; encoded by the coding sequence ATGGACACCATCGAGAACATCGCCACCGCCCCGATGTGGGCAGGCTTCGTTGGCTTCGTGCTGGTCATGCTGGCACTGGACCTGTGGGTCTTCGGCGGCAACAAGGCCCACAAGGTCAGCGTGCGCGAAGCAGGCGCCTGGTCGCTGGGCTGGTTCACGCTGGCGCTGCTCTTCAATGCCGGCCTGTGGTGGTACCTGAAGGGTACCGTCGGGCCCGAGGTCGCCGAGCAGAAGGCGCTCGAGTTCCTGTCCGGCTACCTGATCGAAAAGGCGCTGTCGGTCGACAACGTGTTCATCTTCCTGCTGATCTTCTCCGCATTCCAGGTACGCCCCGAGTACCAGCGCCGGGTGCTGATCTACGGCGTGCTGGGTGCGATCGTCATGCGCGCCGTGATGATCCTGGCCGGCGCATGGGTCGTCAGCGAGTTCTCGTGGGTGCTGTACCTGTTCGGTGCCTTCCTGCTGGTGACGGGCGTACGCATGATGTGGGCGGCCGACCATGAGCCGGACGTGCGCAACAATCCCGTGCTGCGCCTGGCCCGGCGCGTGCTGCCGGTGGCGCCGGGCGACCATGGCGAGAAGTTCTTCGTGCGCCACAACGGCGTGCGCCATGTGACGACGCTGTTCCTCGTGCTGTTGCTGATCGAGGCCACCGACCTGGTGTTCGCGGTCGACTCGATCCCGGCGATCTTCGCCATCACGTCGGACCCGTTCATCGTGTTCACGTCGAACCTGTTCGCGATCCTTGGCCTGCGCGCGCTGTACTTCCTGCTGGCCGACATCGCGGACCGCTTCCACCTGCTCAAGTATGGCCTGGCACTGGTGCTGTGCTTTATCGGCGCGAAGATGCTGCTGCTGCCGTGGGTCCACCTGCCGGTGCACGTCTCGCTGGCGGTCGTGGCCACGCTGATCGCGGGCAGCGTGCTCGCCAGCTTGTACGTCACCCGCAACCAAACCGTTCAAAGACCGAAGGAGTAA
- a CDS encoding ATP-binding protein produces MMRWPRTLFGRLVAILLCGLVAAQALTFGAVWYERMRASQTMMYAYMGRDVASSVAMLERLPAAERGAWLDTLDRRNYRYRLGVAVAGRAAAPPDDAAAASVAQWLGPRYRVDIAAMPPDSPRRLVIDLRDGTPLAIDFAPAGMPFAQWLPLLLAAQLAVLALSCWLAVRIAARPLARLAQAAEALSPTQAATPVPEEGPAEVAQAARSFNAMQARIARHLQERTRMLAAIAHDLQTPVTRMRLRTELMDDDAERNKWQADLAAMQALIREGIAYARSAHAAAEPAVRCDVDALLAAIAADYADAGQAVTLRGTIGATLVSRPQALRRIATNLVDNALKFAGAAEIEAGMAAGRVTIAVLDRGPGIPADQLDAVLQPFYRLEGSRNAATGGSGLGLAIAQELAEGMGAALALSARAGGGLRAQVTLPPAQGRAAAEQH; encoded by the coding sequence ATGATGCGCTGGCCGCGCACGCTGTTCGGCCGCCTGGTCGCGATCCTGCTGTGCGGGCTGGTGGCGGCGCAGGCATTGACGTTCGGCGCGGTGTGGTACGAGCGCATGCGCGCGTCGCAAACGATGATGTATGCGTACATGGGGCGCGACGTGGCCAGCTCGGTGGCGATGCTGGAGCGCCTGCCCGCGGCCGAACGGGGCGCGTGGCTCGACACGCTGGATCGCCGTAACTACCGCTATCGCCTCGGTGTGGCCGTGGCCGGCCGCGCCGCGGCGCCGCCGGACGACGCAGCCGCCGCGAGCGTGGCGCAGTGGCTGGGGCCGCGCTACCGGGTGGACATTGCCGCGATGCCGCCCGACTCGCCCCGGCGCCTCGTCATCGACCTGCGCGACGGCACCCCGCTGGCGATCGACTTCGCGCCCGCCGGGATGCCGTTCGCGCAGTGGCTGCCGCTGCTCTTGGCGGCGCAGCTGGCCGTGCTGGCGCTGTCGTGCTGGCTGGCGGTGCGCATCGCGGCGCGGCCGCTGGCCCGCCTGGCGCAGGCGGCCGAGGCCCTCAGTCCCACGCAGGCGGCAACGCCGGTGCCGGAGGAGGGGCCGGCCGAGGTCGCGCAGGCGGCACGTTCCTTCAACGCCATGCAGGCGCGCATCGCCCGCCACCTGCAGGAGCGCACCCGCATGCTGGCCGCCATCGCGCACGACCTGCAGACGCCTGTCACGCGCATGCGCCTGCGCACGGAGCTGATGGATGACGATGCGGAGCGCAACAAATGGCAGGCGGACCTGGCCGCGATGCAGGCGCTGATCCGGGAAGGCATCGCGTATGCCCGCAGCGCGCACGCGGCGGCCGAGCCGGCGGTGCGTTGCGACGTGGATGCCCTGCTGGCGGCCATCGCGGCCGACTATGCCGATGCCGGGCAGGCCGTCACGTTGCGCGGCACGATCGGTGCGACGCTGGTGTCACGTCCGCAGGCGCTGCGCCGGATTGCGACGAACCTGGTCGACAATGCGCTGAAGTTTGCTGGTGCGGCCGAGATCGAGGCCGGCATGGCGGCGGGACGCGTGACGATTGCGGTGCTGGATCGGGGGCCGGGCATTCCGGCCGATCAACTGGACGCCGTGCTGCAGCCGTTTTACCGGCTGGAAGGCTCGCGCAACGCGGCCACGGGCGGCAGTGGCCTGGGGCTGGCGATCGCGCAGGAGCTGGCGGAGGGAATGGGGGCAGCGCTGGCGTTGTCGGCCCGCGCCGGGGGCGGCTTGCGCGCCCAGGTCACGCTGCCGCCGGCGCAAGGCAGGGCGGCAGCGGAGCAGCATTAG
- a CDS encoding thioredoxin family protein translates to MNTRLIAIAMTALLHILPTHAATPPLRDRGPAPELAGTKTWLNSAPLTLQQLRGKVVLVDFWTYSCINCIRTLPHVARLHETYKNQGLVVIGVHTPEYPFERSTNNVRAATKRFGLTYPVVQDNDYGTWNAFRNQYWPAAYLIDRNGRIVHTQIGEGGYAEMDAAVRALLQRG, encoded by the coding sequence ATGAACACCCGCCTGATCGCCATTGCCATGACCGCTCTGCTGCACATCCTGCCCACCCACGCCGCCACGCCACCGCTGCGCGACCGCGGTCCGGCGCCGGAGCTGGCCGGCACGAAGACCTGGCTCAACTCGGCACCGCTGACGCTGCAGCAGCTGCGCGGCAAGGTCGTGCTGGTCGACTTCTGGACCTACTCGTGCATCAACTGCATCCGCACATTGCCGCACGTGGCCCGGCTGCACGAGACATACAAGAACCAGGGCCTGGTGGTGATCGGCGTGCACACGCCGGAATACCCATTCGAACGCAGCACGAACAACGTGCGGGCCGCCACCAAGCGCTTCGGCCTGACCTATCCGGTCGTGCAGGACAACGACTACGGCACGTGGAACGCTTTCAGGAACCAATACTGGCCCGCCGCCTACCTGATCGACCGCAACGGCCGCATCGTCCATACGCAGATCGGCGAAGGCGGCTATGCCGAGATGGATGCGGCGGTGCGGGCGCTGCTGCAGCGCGGCTGA
- a CDS encoding DUF2147 domain-containing protein, producing MPRSIHSTLLAAALALAALPLRAAPPPESGRWITASGNLEVEIAPCGDALCGTVSKVLGNRSMSHPGQPMPAADSRPVPGMQLLTGLRSVGDGTWQGRLYNRENGQTYDCRLRLAAPDRLEVQPTGLPAMAPPQVWRRAAGAMP from the coding sequence ATGCCACGTTCCATCCATTCCACCCTCCTGGCCGCCGCGCTGGCGCTGGCCGCCCTGCCGCTGCGTGCGGCCCCGCCACCCGAGAGCGGCCGCTGGATCACCGCCAGCGGCAACCTGGAAGTCGAGATCGCCCCATGCGGCGATGCGCTGTGCGGCACCGTGTCGAAGGTGCTGGGCAACCGCTCGATGAGCCATCCCGGCCAGCCCATGCCGGCCGCCGACAGCCGCCCCGTGCCGGGCATGCAACTGCTGACCGGGTTGCGTTCCGTCGGCGACGGCACGTGGCAGGGTCGCCTCTACAACCGCGAAAACGGCCAGACCTACGATTGCCGGTTGCGGCTGGCGGCACCGGACCGGCTGGAAGTCCAGCCTACGGGCTTGCCGGCCATGGCACCGCCGCAAGTGTGGCGCCGCGCAGCGGGAGCGATGCCATGA
- a CDS encoding DUF2905 domain-containing protein, translated as MQKALIVIGLVVVAVGLAWPWLGKLPFGRLPGDIHIVREGGSFHFPIVTCLVISIVVSLVIWLLRR; from the coding sequence GTGCAGAAAGCCCTGATCGTCATCGGCCTCGTCGTCGTCGCCGTCGGCCTGGCCTGGCCATGGCTGGGCAAGCTGCCGTTCGGCCGCCTGCCCGGCGACATCCATATCGTGCGCGAAGGCGGCAGCTTCCATTTCCCCATCGTCACGTGCCTCGTCATCTCGATAGTCGTGTCGCTGGTGATCTGGCTGCTGCGGCGCTGA
- a CDS encoding cytochrome c biogenesis CcdA family protein, which translates to MTVDLPLAFSAGLLTVAAPCILPMLPILLGAGTGTAGGGRLRPVFIAAGFVLAFAGGALLFGAFADSLGLAQEALRNGAIVLLGVFGISLLWARPFELLAARIAPLLDGIDIGRHAGPGNLGGLVLGAGLGIVWTPCAGPAFAAILALVASAHSPGRSGLLLLLFAGGAAIPMLAIAYGGQLAQAHVRRVARHAHAIRRVAGALIAITALAMYFQYDTLAAAWLTNLVSETYL; encoded by the coding sequence ATGACGGTCGACCTGCCCCTGGCCTTCTCGGCGGGGCTGCTGACGGTGGCCGCGCCCTGCATCCTGCCGATGCTGCCGATCCTGCTGGGCGCGGGCACCGGCACGGCCGGCGGTGGGCGCCTGCGCCCCGTGTTCATCGCCGCCGGCTTCGTGCTGGCGTTTGCCGGCGGCGCGCTGCTGTTCGGCGCCTTTGCCGACAGCCTGGGCCTGGCTCAGGAAGCGTTGCGCAACGGCGCCATCGTGCTGCTGGGCGTGTTCGGCATCTCGCTGTTGTGGGCCCGCCCGTTCGAACTGCTGGCGGCCCGCATCGCACCACTGCTGGACGGGATCGACATCGGCCGCCATGCGGGCCCGGGCAACCTGGGCGGACTGGTGCTGGGTGCCGGCCTGGGCATCGTCTGGACGCCCTGCGCCGGTCCCGCGTTTGCCGCGATCCTGGCGCTGGTGGCGTCGGCCCACAGTCCGGGGCGTTCCGGCCTGCTGTTGCTGCTGTTCGCCGGCGGCGCGGCCATCCCGATGCTGGCCATCGCCTATGGCGGCCAGCTGGCGCAAGCTCACGTACGCCGCGTGGCGCGCCATGCCCATGCGATTCGCCGCGTGGCCGGCGCGCTGATCGCCATCACCGCGCTGGCCATGTACTTCCAGTACGACACCCTGGCAGCCGCCTGGCTCACCAACCTTGTTTCGGAGACCTACCTATGA
- a CDS encoding TerB family tellurite resistance protein, with product MRSYPTDSPRAAARILALATIVDGDLAPAELQALARTGVLQDIDIDFETFQDLLGDLCEDMLIDAAGRRDVELDPEAIDAMLAEVRDPALRRRLLAAMSRIADADGVLADAEATLLAHAAAAWSGERLPAAA from the coding sequence ATGCGCAGCTACCCCACCGACAGCCCCCGTGCTGCCGCCCGCATCCTGGCCCTGGCGACGATCGTCGACGGCGACCTGGCACCGGCCGAACTGCAGGCCCTGGCCCGCACCGGCGTGCTGCAGGACATCGACATCGACTTCGAAACGTTCCAGGACCTGCTGGGCGATCTGTGCGAGGACATGCTGATCGATGCCGCCGGCCGGCGCGACGTGGAGCTGGACCCGGAGGCGATCGACGCGATGCTGGCGGAAGTGCGTGACCCAGCGCTGCGGCGCCGCCTGCTGGCAGCCATGTCGCGCATCGCCGACGCCGACGGCGTGCTGGCCGATGCCGAGGCGACGCTGCTGGCCCACGCGGCGGCCGCGTGGTCGGGCGAGCGCCTGCCTGCAGCGGCTTGA
- a CDS encoding response regulator yields MNAPDHILIVDDDREIRELLAAYLRKNGFTVSLAADGRQLRALLEDTAVDLVVLDLMLPGEDGLSLCRTLRAGRHKALPILMLTARDEEADRILGLEMGADDYLTKPFAARELMARIHAVLRRTRMLPPNLQVADSAPLLRFGDWRLDTTARHLLDTDGTMVALSGAEYRLLRVLLDHPQRVLNRDQLLNLTQGRGVEIFDRSIDLLVSRLRQRLRDGAREARYIKTVRNEGYVFCAAVEPLP; encoded by the coding sequence ATGAACGCACCCGACCATATCCTGATCGTCGACGACGACCGCGAGATCCGCGAACTGCTGGCTGCCTACCTGCGCAAGAATGGCTTTACGGTGTCGCTGGCCGCCGATGGCCGCCAGTTGCGCGCGCTGCTGGAGGACACGGCCGTCGACCTCGTCGTGCTGGACCTCATGCTGCCGGGAGAGGACGGCCTGAGCCTGTGCCGCACGCTGCGGGCCGGTCGCCACAAGGCGCTGCCGATCCTGATGCTGACGGCGCGCGACGAGGAAGCCGACCGCATCCTCGGCCTGGAAATGGGCGCGGACGACTACCTGACCAAGCCGTTCGCCGCACGCGAACTGATGGCGCGCATCCATGCGGTGCTGCGGCGCACCCGGATGCTGCCACCCAACCTGCAGGTGGCCGACAGCGCGCCATTGCTGCGTTTCGGCGACTGGCGCCTGGACACGACGGCGCGCCACCTGCTCGATACGGATGGCACGATGGTGGCCTTGAGCGGCGCGGAGTATCGCCTGCTGCGCGTGCTGCTCGATCACCCGCAGCGGGTGCTGAACCGCGACCAGTTGCTGAACCTGACGCAAGGCCGCGGCGTGGAGATCTTCGACCGCTCCATCGACCTGCTGGTGAGCCGCCTGCGCCAGCGCCTGCGCGACGGCGCGCGCGAGGCCCGCTACATCAAGACGGTGCGCAACGAGGGCTACGTGTTCTGCGCCGCCGTCGAGCCGCTGCCATGA